In the genome of Cervus elaphus chromosome 5, mCerEla1.1, whole genome shotgun sequence, the window AGATAGCCCGGATGAAACAATGTTAATAACTAATGTGTTGCAGACTTTATAAAACACCTTCCCATGCATTCTCTCCATTTAACAGCTCTACAAATAGAACTTCTCTTAATATTAAATAGCTTTCATGCAGTGAGTGATTTCGTAGGCCAGGCACCATGCTAAGTGCCTTAAATGCATTCTCTCTTTTAGTCTGCAGAACAGCCTATGATATAAGGACTTATTTAGTCCATTATACCGGATGTAAACACCTAGGATCAGAGCCCTTAGGCGATTtgccaaggtcactcagctggtaAGTAAGGAGACAATACTTCCACAGCCTCAAACTGCCTTCACAGTCTGCGGCACATTCCCCCCATTTCACCGGCAGGGGGCGCCCTCGCCCTTCCAGAGCTGAGCGTGCAAGCCAGGGAAGAACCCTCATTTCCTTTCATCCTGGAACTCCGAAAAGCAGGACTTAATGGTCATTTTTATCATGTTTCCAGAGAATACAAACCTGAGGCTGAAGCAAGGTGGAAGCACTGTCCAGGCTTGTCTGtcagaaaattataataatatgcAAACACTACCAATTGTGGAACACCTTCTAATTGCCAGAAACTGTGCCTGATGAATGAAGGTTAACGCCCCGCCTTAGCGAGGTTAAGCGGGCACACATGTATTCAGTGCAGAACAGAGCCCGGAGCCCAGGACAGCCGGCTCTTTCCTTTCTGCTGTCAGACCATGGTAGAGCCTCTCCCTGACAGGGCACGCTCAGTGGGCAGGCCTGGGACCAGGGCCCCACATTTTGCTCCTGAAGGGGCCCCAAGAGACCACTGCCCCAGAATCCAAGGCTCTTCGTGATCTGTGATCCAGCCACCCGCCCTGTGAAATGTGGAGCCCCGGGGTCTGTGGGCctggggaccagatgccaagtgCGCCAGCCAGGGTCTCacttgcagaaagcaaagacgcCTGTAATTAGGACGATGAGCCTCATCTCAAGTGCTCTGGGGACCCCTCAGTCCTCCCTGGGAGACTGGGCTTCTCTCCAGCTTCTGTGGGGTCCCCCATTCTGAGCTATGGAGCTCCCCCTGCCTCCAACTCTCCAAGGAGACCAGCAAGCCCTCAGGCTTTCCCTGTCATATCTGGGTCCTCATGTCAGCGAGCAGCACCAGCAATACAAGCCCGGTCAGTGAGGTTCAATATGAGTGAGGCCGGACATGAGCTCGGGGTGCTCACCTTAGAGACAGAGCAGCCGTCCAGACTTCTCAAGGGGGCCAGCTGCCCCTCCTACTTCTGTTGCAGCCTTGCCCCAAGGCCCCACTTTCCTGGATTCCAAATCTGCCCCTCATCACAGAGGCACAGTCCACACTCCCACTCTTCCCCGGGAGCCTCATCTGCCCATCGCTTGGGGGTACCAGTGGGATTTACTGATGCCCCCGCAAGTCCTTGGCCCTGCCCCCAGCTTCCTTCCCTGAGACTGGCCCACAGCCTGCTCTCATTGCCCCCCTCTCTGTGGCTCTCGACAGACAGCAATTCTGACCACATCGTCAGCCTCCCCGTCTCGCTCCTCATCTCCAGACAACGTCCTCCCACAGGGCCCCGCACAGTGCTCAGTCACACCTGGGCTCTTGCAGGAACCAATGTTTCCTAGTACCTACCTGTGGGCTTCAGGCCAGGGGCCCATCACTCCGGGGTGAGGCCCCAAGCCTCTCTGGGCCTTCCCGCCACCCTGGGTTCCTGGGCCCCTGGGCCCCATGGAGTCCCGCTCACAGACAGAGATGAcagctttcctttttatttggctgattctgaaggcctcccccAGACCACAGACTTGGGGCATCGGcacaggcagggggaggggacccACGCGGCCTCATCAGACCCCATCAGGTGCCACCCATACTCCCACATAAACCCCCCACTTTGTCCAAAGGTCTTCATTTctcctaaaaaaattttttttgtaaagcaAGAGACAATAGGACTCAGAGGCACAGAGATGCAAAAGTCACTTTCCAAGGAGAGTTCAAGTCCAAAGGTAAGAGCCCAGAAGAATTCGGCTCCTGGCTGGGTTCTCGGGGTTCTAGGAGGTGCGGCCCAGTCTCCAGAGTTCTTTCCCACCGCCAAAGCGCCTCCTTTCCCCGTCAGGCTTCAGCCCATTCAGTTTTGCCAGGGATGGCTTTCTAATCTTCCCGTTCTGTGGTCATCCTGCCGCTGGCTCCTTCCCGGCCCTACAGTGCGCTCGGCGCCCGGTCAGGAGTGTGGGTGGCCCAGCCCAGGGCCCGCTCGCAGGAGGCCCCGAGGCCAGGCCGAGGGAGCCCCGAGACTTCGGCGCCAGCTTCCGGGGGAGGCCTGGGCCCAGCCCGGCAGCGCCTCGGCCACCGCCCTGGGCCGTCCCAGGGGCGTGTGGGGGTGGCACGAGGCGCAGCGCGGCGCGAAGGGCCGGGCGGGCGGTTGAGGCGCCGGCGGGCTGGAGCGCAGGTCCCCCGCGTCCCCGGCGCGCGCGGCCTGCCCGTGGCACTCCTGGTGCCCGCAGGACCAGCGGGGCGCGGGGCTGGCGCGCAGCACGAGGGAGAGCGCGGCGATGCGGTGGATGGCCCTGCGCAGCGTGGCGATCTTGGAGAGCCTCTTGCCGCCCAGGTCGTGCCGCAGCGCGCGGCGCAGCGCGTTGAAGGCCTCGTTGTAGTCCAGGATGCGCCTGCGCTCGCGCACGTTGGCGGCCATGCGCCGCGCCTTGGACCGCACGGGCCGGCTGCGCTTTCTACTCCCGGCCACCTCTTCCGCCTCGCCCAGGCCTCCGGGGCTGCCGTTCTCCCTCAGCACCCCAAAATCCCTCCCggcttccaggcaagagttcccCAAGTCCTGAGGAGAGCCCTCAGCTCCTTTCAGGCCCCTGAGGCCTGATCCTGGCGCGCCTGGGTGCATGGCCTCCTCCCGGGCCTCGCTGCCCCGGCTGCGGCTCCCAAGGCTGACAGTCCACCTTCCGAGCGTGAACTCCTGCAGCCTGGACACTCCGGGACAGGCCCTCTCTAGCTGGGGCTTTATGGCACCACGTGGCTCTCCGCCCTCCTCATCTAtccatctccctcctcctgcttTATGACCTGCCTCCAGGTAGGTTGGTGAGGGAGGAACCCAGAGGGAGGAAGCATGCAGATTCTTGTAGGAAGGGTCCAGACGGGCAGCGGGACCCGCCCAGGGCAGTGCTCCAGCCACGAGGAGACCTGGCCCGGCTTCACTCCAGGGCCTCTCTGGGGTGGCTGGGGTCCACATTCTTCGCCCTGAGTGCCAAGTCTCGCCTGCGGGCAGGAGAGCTGATAGGCACACAGAAGGGGCCCAGTGGTAGTTGAGTGTGTTTAAAGAACCCTGAAAGTTTTGTCAAGACCTGTGGGCAACCACAGGACTGTCACAGAGGGTAGCATGAGTGTTCCAGCAGGACCCATAAGGGAGGGGGCAAATCTGAGACCACAGGGCCCTGCAGTTAAGATGGACCTGGAGTTTCTGGCTCTTTGAGCTCCCAGAGTGAGGCTGGCTGGAATTCCGGGTTTGGGTTTTGCTTGGACCTTATTCACCC includes:
- the BHLHA9 gene encoding class A basic helix-loop-helix protein 9, with translation MHPGAPGSGLRGLKGAEGSPQDLGNSCLEAGRDFGVLRENGSPGGLGEAEEVAGSRKRSRPVRSKARRMAANVRERRRILDYNEAFNALRRALRHDLGGKRLSKIATLRRAIHRIAALSLVLRASPAPRWSCGHQECHGQAARAGDAGDLRSSPPAPQPPARPFAPRCASCHPHTPLGRPRAVAEALPGWAQASPGSWRRSLGAPSAWPRGLLRAGPGLGHPHS